A stretch of the Solanum dulcamara chromosome 6, daSolDulc1.2, whole genome shotgun sequence genome encodes the following:
- the LOC129892203 gene encoding pathogen-associated molecular patterns-induced protein A70-like — protein MIECLSSWLTPTVLFCILNLLIVTILITSIFRNNERKQQQQEEDEEQLPRTPSLLHRVRSVNFSFPDPFNSPLTTHHFLDNSPFFLQRIRSINFSFSSQKPSQFPSLDPLDEQPVAAHKDDAEKVDLKRKMIRSKSTMCAEEKEVVVRWEKKLKVGNRHHGGTKSFGNEEEDAVDKKADDFINKFRKQLKMQRIHSILNKEMLNRGVSI, from the coding sequence ATGATTGAATGTCTGTCAAGCTGGTTGACGCCCACTGTTCTCTTCTGCATCTTAAACCTCTTGATTGTTACTATTCTCATTACTTCCATCTTTAGAAATAATGagaggaaacaacaacaacaagaagaggatgaagaacaACTCCCCCGAACTCCATCTTTGTTACATCGTGTGAGGTCTGTAAACTTTTCTTTCCCGGATCCATTTAATTCTCCTTTAACTACTCATCATTTCCTCGACAACAGTCCCTTTTTTCTTCAGCGCATCCGGtcaatcaacttctctttctccTCCCAAAAGCCCAGCCAATTTCCCTCTCTAGACCCACTTGATGAACAACCAGTTGCTGCTCACAAGGACGACGCTGAAAAAGtagatttgaaaagaaaaatgataAGAAGCAAATCTACTATGTGCGCGGAGGAGAAGGAGGTGGTGGTTCGCTGGGAGAAAAAACTAAAAGTAGGGAATCGTCATCATGGAGGGACCAAGTCGTttggaaatgaagaagaagatgcaGTTGATAAGAAAGCAGATGATTTTATAAACAAGTTTAGGAAGCAGTTGAAGATGCAGAGAATTCATTCTATTTTAAACAAGGAAATGTTGAACAGAGGAGTCTCCATTTAG